In one window of Helianthus annuus cultivar XRQ/B chromosome 17, HanXRQr2.0-SUNRISE, whole genome shotgun sequence DNA:
- the LOC110926123 gene encoding probable carboxylesterase 16 → MPSVSVKFYSIIYKFILKRQLQTLAENPTKLTNQFGVVSRSDDSVAPANPSFSADGVATKDIHIDPLTSLTLRIFVPDSVLAGSRGLKHGDGVYGGYSPDLGDSNMRKLPVVLQFHGGGFVTGSSVSVANDLFCRRIAKACDAIVVAVGYRLAPESKYPAAFEDGLEALNWLAKQANLAECRVSGGVELRRRQIVDGFGSSVIEPWIAAHADLSRCVLLGVSSGSNIANYVTQKAVEAGNLLDPIRVVAQVLMYPFVIGSTPTKSEIKLANSYLYDRSMAILAWKLFLPNDQFNLDHPAANPLMTKIPLRKMPPTLTIVAEHDFMRDRAIAYSQELRKVNVDAPVYDYKDAIHEFATFEMFLKTPKAQACVEDIAIWVKKYISLRGLEFSY, encoded by the exons ATGCCCTCAGTATCCGTAAAATTCTACAGTATTATATACAAATTCATCTTAAAGCGCCAATTACAAACCCTAGCTGAAAACCCTACCAAACTCACTAACCAATTCGGCGTCGTTTCACGCTCCGACGACTCCGTTGCTCCGGCTAACCCTAGCTTCTCCGCTGACGGAGTTGCCACAAAAGATATTCACATCGATCCGTTAACATCTCTAACTCTCCGGATCTTTGTTCCGGATTCTGTACTAGCTGGATCACGAGGTTTGAAACACGGTGATGGTGTTTACGGCGGTTATTCGCCGGATTTGGGGGATAGTAACATGCGGAAACTCCCGGTGGTGTTGCAGTTTCATGGAGGTGGTTTTGTGACCGGGAGTAGTGTTTCAGTGGCTAATGATTTGTTTTGTAGGCGGATTGCCAAGGCGTGTGATGCGATTGTTGTGGCGGTTGGGTACCGGCTTGCACCGGAGAGTAAGTATCCGGCTGCGTTTGAGGATGGATTGGAGGCGTTGAATTGGTTGGCGAAACAGGCGAATTTGGCCGAGTGTAGGGTTTCGGGTGGTGTGGAGTTGAGGAGGAGACAGATTGTTGATGGTTTTGGTTCTTCGGTTATTGAACCTTGGATTGCTGCTCATGCTGATCTTTCAAG GTGTGTGCTCCTAGGTGTTAGCTCGGGATCAAATATCGCAAATTACGTCACACAAAAGGCAGTGGAAGCTGGGAACCTTTTGGATCCTATACGAGTAGTGGCTCAAGTTCTTATGTACCCATTTGTAATTGGAAGCACTCCCACAAAATCAGAGATTAAATTGGCAAACTCATATCTTTACGACAGAAGCATGGCCATTTTAGCGTGGAAACTTTTCTTACCGAACGACCAGTTCAACCTGGATCATCCAGCTGCCAATCCTCtaatgacaaaaatacccctgcGAAAAATGCCCCCTACATTAACAATAGTAGCTGAACATGACTTTATGCGGGACCGTGCAATTGCGTATTCACAGGAGCTTAGAAAGGTTAATGTAGATGCCCCTGTTTATGATTATAAAGATGCTATACATGAATTTGCAACTTTTGAGATGTTTTTAAAGACACCAAAAGCTCAGGCATGCGTtgaagatattgcaatttgggtAAAGAAGTATATATCACTTAGAGGACTCGAGTTCTCTTACTAA
- the LOC110923773 gene encoding uncharacterized protein LOC110923773: protein MAGRDDYRRRSPRRDADRGNEDDRRDPRDIEEIARLQQRVRDLELQQEARFQGSDDESIVRDYGEFEGNPFGRRGRRHDIHASDLLRSMGIKIEIPEFDGRLQPDEFIDWISTVERIFDLRDIPDSIKEAFLEYHNLSQRVSTVEDLIADFDRLRMRCGAEEEEEQIIAHFLGALRPDIADVVQLQPYWNFNDVCRLALKVEKQMRNKNKIVTPKSGPIKADLSRGSVPSSPGPQTSPIKAERPGGTTSPSSTGSSRVTRCFKCYGLGHFARECPNKHLVTLAEDTLPQYDTEQDDILESGSEVLLPDKGEALIVQRTLNIAAAPPADDTLWLRNNIFRTRCTSKGKVCTVIIDGGSCENVVAVEMVEKLGLKAEPHPDPYQLTWLKKGNIVKVTQRCLVTFSIGNKYSDEVWCEVIPMDACHLLLGRPWQYDRRTKHDGFRNTYSFRKDGVNIVLAPLDSRDSSTEAVILSKTAFVDFTRQTTPPVMYSLVLLEPNSSIAEPPEAVQPLLREFGTVFPNEIPAGLPLMRDIQHCIDFLPGSVIPNKPAYRMNPKEYEELQRQVSELLDKGFIRESMSPCAVPALLVPKPGGAYRMCIDSRAVNKITIKYRFPIPRFEDLLDQLHGASVFSKIDLRSGYHQIRMRPGDEWKTAFKTRDGLYEWMVMPFGLSNAPSTFMRLMNQVFKPLIGHCVVVYFDDILVFSQNVQHHLSHLRQVFTILHDQKLYANRTKCHFLSSEVLFLGFLISQQGIRMDESKIEAITSWPTPTSVHEVRSFHGLASFYRRFIRNFSSIVAPMTNCLKGHTFVWTNAANHAFEELKKRVTQAPVLALPNFQLTFQVECDASGHGIGGVLSQENRPIAFFSEKLSDAKQKYSTYDKEFYAIVRSLEYWRHYLLSGEFVLYSDHQALL from the exons ATGGCAGGACGTGATGATTATCGTCGACGAAGCCCCCGTAGAGACGCCGACCGAGGCAACGAGGATGACCGACGAGATCCACGTGATATCGAAGAGATTGCAAGGCTACAACAAAGAGTCCGGGACTTGGAGTTGCAGCAGGAAGCTCGTTTTCAAGGATCCGATGACGAATCCATAGTCCGGGACTATGGTGAGTTCGAAGGCAATCCTTTTGGTCGACGGGGTCGACGCCATGACATTCATGCTTCAGATCTACTCCGGAGCATGGGTATTAAAATCGAAATTCCAGAGTTCGATGGTCGATTGCAGCCTGACGAATTTATCGACTGGATTAGTACAGTGGAACGTATCTTCGACCTTAGAGACATCCCTGATTCCATCAAG GAAGCGTTTTTGGAATACCACAACCTATCCCAGCGGGTTTCTACCGTTGAGGATTTAATTGCTGATTTTGATCGATTACGGATGAGATGTGGTGCCGAGGAGGAGGAAGAACAAATCATTGCCCACTTCCTAGGTGCCTTACGACCCGATATTGCTGATGTTGTACAACTCCAGCCCTATTGGAATTTTAATGATGTGTGTCGTCTCGCCTTGAAGGTGGAGAAACAAATGAGAAACAAGAACAAGATCGTGACTCCTAAGTCCGGCCCAATCAAAGCCGATTTATCCCGGGGATCTGTTCCTTCCTCACCTGGACCGCAAACCAGCCCAATCAAAGCTGAACGTCCAGGAGGAACAACCAGTCCATCATCCACAGGTTCATCTCGTGTCACACGGTGTTTCAAATGCTACGGGTTGGGCCACTTTGCTCGAGAATGTCCTAACAAGCACCTCGTTACACTGGCTGAAGACACACTCCCTCAATATGACACTGAACAGGATGACATTCTCGAGTCGGGATCTGAAGTCCTTCTTCCCGACAAGGGAGAAGCATTAATTGTCCAACGAACCCTTAATATTGCAGCAGCCCCACCTGCTGATGACACTCTTTGGCTGCGAAACAACATCTTTAGAACCCGTTGTACCTCCAAAGGTAAGGTCTGTACAGTTATCATCGATGGAGGAAGTTGTGAGAACGTGGTTGCAGTTGAAATGGTTGAGAAGTTAGGTCTCAAGGCCGAACCCCATCCCGATCCTTATCAGTTGACATGGTTAAAAAAAGGGAATATTGTGAAAGTTACTCAGCGATGTCTCGTAACATTTTCGATTGGAAACAAATATTCTGATGAGGTTTGGTGCGAGGTCATACCCATGGATGCTTGTCATCTATTACTGGGTCGACCTTGGCAATATGATCGACGTACGAAGCATGATGGTTTCCGAAATACCTATTCGTTTAGAAAAGATGGCGTTAACATCGTCCTTGCTCCTCTTGACAGCCGTGATTCGAGCACCGAGGCTGTTATTCTCTCCAAAACTGCATTTGTTGATTTTACACGCCAAACAACTCCGCCTGTGATGTATTCGTTGGTGTTACTCGAGCCAAACTCTTCAATAGCAGAACCACCAGAAGCAGTACAACCGTTATTACGTGAGTTCGGAACTGTTTTCCCGAACGAGATACCCGCAGGTTTACCTCTCATGCGAGACATTCAACATTGTATTGATTTCCTTCCGGGCTCGGTTATTCCCAATAAACCAGCTTATAGGATGAACCCTAAAGAGTATGAGGAGCTACAGCGACAAGTCAGTGAACTCCTAGATAAAGGCTTTATCAGAGAAAGCATGAGCCCCTGCGCAGTCCCAGCCTTATTGGTTCCAAAACCGGGTGGAGCGTATCGTATGTGCATCGACAGCCGGGCTGTTAATAAAATCACTATCAAGTATCGATTCCCGATTCCACGATTTGAAGACCTACTCGATCAGCTACACGGAGCATCGGTTTTTTCAAAAATTGATCTTCGCAGCGGTTATCATCAGATACGAATGCGACCGGGTGACGAATGGAAGACGGCATTTAAGACTCGTGATGGGCTTTACGAGTGgatggttatgccttttggtctttCAAATGCGCCTAGTACATTTATGAGACTTATGAACCAGGTGTTTAAACCCCTCATAGGACATTGCGTGGTTGTTTATTTTGATGACATCTTGGTATTTAGCCAGAATGTTCAACACCACCTCAGCCACCTTCGTCAGGTTTTTACTATTTTACACGATCAGAAGTTGTATGCGAACCGAACCAAGTGTCACTTCTTGTCATCAGAAGTACTTTTTCTGGGTTTTCTTATCTCGCAGCAGGGTATTCGCATGGACGAGTCAAAAATAGAAGCTATCACGTCATGGCCCACCCCCACATCGGTTCACGAGGTTCGTAGTTTCCATGGATTAGCTTCGTTTTACAGGCGTTTTATTCGAAATTTCAGTTCAATTGTAGCACCCATGACCAACTGTTTGAAAGGCCACACCTTTGTGTGGACTAATGCCGCTAATCACGCTTTTGAGGAATTAAAGAAACGGGTCACGCAAGCCCCTGTTCTCGCTTTACCCAATTTTCAGCTCACTTTTCAGGTGGAGTGTGATGCTTCGGGCCATGGTATTGGGGGCGTTTTAAGTCAAGAAAATCGTCCTATCGCGTTTTTTAGTGAGAAATTAAGTGATGCGAAACAGAAATATAGTACGTATGATAAGGAGTTCTACGCCATCGTTCGAAGTCTTGAGTATTGGAGGCATTATCTACTATCGGGGGAATTCGTTTTATACTCGGATCATCAGGCCttgctgtaa
- the LOC110926122 gene encoding phosphoribosylformylglycinamidine cyclo-ligase, chloroplastic gives MNATTVGANLEASNYAVRPSCQKPNSSSVSGSTHKFCCLSRRRTTLSLTSRKSETKLYSKSKVVCMSSSSQGAGLTYKDAGVDIDAGSELVRRIAKMAPGIGGFGGLFPLGDSYLVAGTDGVGTKLKLAFETGIHDTIGIDLVAMSVNDIITSGAKPLFFLDYYATSRLDVDLAEKVIKGIVDGCQQSDCALLGGETAEMPDFYADGEYDLSGFAVGIVKKESVINGKNISVGDVLIGLPSSGVHSNGFSLVRRVLAKSGLSLKDKLPGESITLGEALMAPTVIYVKQVLDIIGKGGIKGIAHITGGGFTDNIPRVFPDGLGARIYNNSWPVPPVFKWIQKAGSIEDGEMKRTFNMGIGMVLVASKEAAERILSEGETAYRIGEVISGDGVSYQ, from the exons ATGAATGCTACTACGGTTGGAGCGAATCtggaagcttctaattacgctgtTAGACCCTCTTGTCAGAAACCTAATAGTTCTTCCGTTAGTGGAAGCACACACAAGTTTTGCTGCTTGTCTAGGAGACGCACAACATTATCACTCACTTCAAGGAAATCAGAGACCAAACTTTATTCGAAAAGTAAAGTTGTATGTATGTCTAGCAGCAGTCAAGGTGCAGGCCTTACATATAAAGATGCCGGTGTTGATATCGACGCTGGATCAGAGCTTGTAAGAAGAATTGCGAAAATGGCACCTGGAATTGGAGGTTTTGGTGGATTATTTCCACTTG GGGATTCATATCTTGTAGCTGGTACAGATGGCGTGGGAACTAAACTTAAGCTAGCATTTGAGACGGGAATCCATGATACCATCGGTATTGATTTG GTTGCAATGAGTGTTAATGACATCATAACTTCCGGAGCCAAACCTTTATTCTTTCTTGATTACTACGCTACAAGCCGCCTGGATGTTGATCTTGCTGAAAAG GTTATAAAAGGAATCGTTGATGGTTGTCAACAATCTGATTGTGCTCTTTTGGGCGGAGAG ACCGCAGAGATGCCAGATTTTTATGCTGATGGTGAATATGATCTTAGTGGTTTTGCGGTTGGAATTGTGAAAAAAGAATCAGTTATAAATGGGAAAAACATTTCGGTTGGAGATGTTCTTATTGGCCTTCCATCCAGTGGAGTTCACTCAAACGGTTTTTCGCTTGTTCGAAG GGTGTTAGCTAAAAGTGGACTCTCATTGAAGGACAAACTCCCTGGTGAATCCATTACATTAGGTGAAGCTCTAATGGCGCCAACCGTAATATATGTTAAACAG GTGCTCGATATTATCGGCAAGGGAGGCATTAAAGGAATAGCCCACATAACAGGCGGCGGTTTTACAGATAATATCCCTCGTGTCTTCCCTGATGGTCTCGGGGCTCGTATTTATAATAACTCTTGGCCCGTTCCTCCTGTTTTCAAGTGGATCCAAAAG GCCGGAAGTATTGAAGATGGTGAAATGAAGCGGACATTTAATATGGGAATCGGGATGGTTCTTGTTGCTAGCAAAGAGGCTGCTGAACGGATACTTAGTGAAGGCGAAACAGCATATCGTATTGGTGAGGTCATAAGCGGTGATGGTGTAAGTTATCAATAA